Proteins found in one Methanobrevibacter ruminantium genomic segment:
- a CDS encoding PRC-barrel domain-containing protein, with protein MENAVAKPNTHRREEKLWSEIKSYQVATNNARILGVLDELIINEKTGKIVDIAVKVEAGRNIHVKGAKRRGDLLLIPFTKIEKVGEFIIVTE; from the coding sequence ATGGAAAATGCTGTTGCTAAACCTAATACTCATAGAAGAGAAGAAAAATTATGGAGTGAAATTAAAAGCTATCAAGTAGCTACTAATAATGCTCGTATTTTAGGAGTGCTTGATGAGTTAATTATTAATGAAAAAACTGGTAAAATCGTGGATATTGCAGTAAAAGTAGAAGCTGGACGTAATATTCATGTAAAAGGTGCAAAACGTAGAGGAGATTTATTATTAATCCCATTCACCAAAATAGAAAAAGTTGGAGAATTTATTATTGTAACTGAATAA
- a CDS encoding SufB/SufD family protein, giving the protein MLVVQNVTHDAEKAKDKKAALGTDVVIENFTTEDINAFDVIDDLKDIGKKTQKTILKVGVDANSEERAGSFVQMDQSNIFSHSISDSIELMNLGVALDKHSWLKDYLWKAVKPDVDKYTAQCALQESENDAYSGYFVRSLPGTKEIFPVQACMFIADQDVMQTAHNIVIAEENSELHLITGCATGDDISSALHVGVSEIYIKPGAKVTFTMVHNWAEQVEVRPRTAIYQEKNSTYINNYILTSPVKSIQSYPTTYCNGENARALFQSIQSGINDSIIDMGSRAILNAPNTSAEIISRSVANDHSRIYSRGHLSGNVPNVKGHLECHGLVLDDNSSIYAVPELEANAANLEMSHEAAVGQIDEEEIYYLTSRGLTEEEAASMIVRGFLSMDITGLPDELAAETQKMIDMSLDGM; this is encoded by the coding sequence GTGTTGGTTGTGCAGAATGTAACTCATGATGCTGAAAAGGCTAAAGATAAAAAGGCAGCGTTAGGTACAGATGTTGTCATTGAAAACTTCACTACAGAGGACATTAATGCTTTTGATGTAATTGATGACTTAAAAGATATTGGCAAGAAAACTCAAAAGACTATCCTAAAAGTAGGGGTAGATGCTAATTCTGAAGAAAGAGCAGGTTCTTTTGTTCAAATGGATCAATCAAATATCTTTTCACATTCCATATCTGATTCCATTGAACTTATGAACTTAGGTGTTGCATTGGATAAGCATTCCTGGTTGAAGGATTACTTGTGGAAAGCTGTAAAACCTGATGTTGATAAATACACTGCACAATGTGCGTTACAAGAATCTGAAAATGATGCATATAGTGGTTATTTTGTCAGATCATTACCTGGAACCAAGGAAATATTCCCAGTTCAAGCTTGTATGTTCATTGCAGACCAAGACGTTATGCAAACCGCTCACAACATTGTCATTGCTGAAGAGAATTCAGAACTTCATTTGATAACAGGTTGTGCAACTGGCGATGACATTTCCTCTGCACTTCACGTAGGCGTTTCTGAAATTTACATAAAACCTGGTGCAAAAGTAACTTTCACTATGGTCCACAACTGGGCTGAACAAGTGGAAGTACGTCCGAGAACTGCAATTTATCAGGAAAAGAACAGTACTTACATCAATAATTACATTTTAACCAGTCCAGTTAAATCTATTCAGTCTTATCCTACCACTTACTGTAATGGTGAAAATGCAAGGGCATTATTCCAAAGTATTCAAAGCGGTATCAATGACTCAATTATTGATATGGGTTCAAGAGCTATTTTGAATGCACCTAATACCAGTGCTGAGATCATTTCCCGTTCTGTTGCTAATGATCATTCCAGAATCTATTCAAGAGGACATTTATCTGGAAATGTTCCTAATGTAAAAGGTCACTTAGAATGTCATGGATTGGTTTTAGATGACAATTCCTCCATTTATGCAGTTCCAGAACTTGAGGCAAATGCAGCAAACCTTGAAATGTCTCACGAAGCAGCAGTTGGTCAAATCGATGAAGAAGAGATTTACTACTTGACTTCAAGAGGATTGACTGAAGAGGAAGCGGCTTCCATGATTGTTAGAGGTTTCCTAAGCATGGACATCACTGGTTTGCCAGATGAATTAGCTGCTGAAACTCAAAAAATGATTGACATGAGTTTAGATGGAATGTAG
- a CDS encoding ABC transporter ATP-binding protein, with translation MLLEVKNLVVEVEGKRVLNGVNLAIREGETHVLLGPNGAGKSTLFLTILGFPKYKVVEGSIIFNGEDITDLTTTERVQKGLGVSFQNPPAIRGVSVRDLLKFESKQDPDEELNPRMQELAKKLKFSDEFLDRDVNRGFSGGEVKRSEILQLLAQGPLFTMFDEPDSGVDIENVELLAGELNVLLDKDKKPGQRKKAGLLITHLGYILNFVKADKAHVLMHGVIACSGDPDEILEDIRKEGFKGCVGCAECNS, from the coding sequence ATGTTACTTGAAGTAAAGAATTTAGTTGTTGAAGTAGAGGGTAAACGTGTTTTAAATGGCGTAAACCTTGCTATAAGAGAAGGGGAAACCCATGTGCTTTTAGGTCCGAATGGTGCGGGAAAAAGTACATTATTCTTAACTATCTTGGGGTTCCCAAAATATAAGGTTGTAGAAGGATCTATCATATTCAATGGAGAAGACATCACTGATTTAACAACCACTGAAAGAGTTCAAAAAGGTCTTGGAGTAAGTTTCCAAAACCCTCCGGCTATTCGTGGAGTTAGTGTAAGGGACTTATTGAAATTCGAATCCAAGCAAGACCCTGATGAAGAATTGAATCCAAGAATGCAAGAGCTTGCTAAAAAATTAAAATTCAGTGATGAATTCTTAGACAGAGATGTTAACAGAGGATTTTCCGGTGGGGAAGTTAAAAGGTCTGAAATTCTCCAATTGCTTGCTCAAGGACCACTTTTCACCATGTTTGATGAACCGGACTCCGGTGTAGATATTGAAAATGTTGAATTGTTAGCTGGTGAATTGAATGTTTTATTGGATAAGGATAAAAAACCTGGTCAAAGGAAAAAGGCAGGTTTGCTTATTACTCACTTAGGTTACATTTTGAATTTTGTTAAAGCAGATAAGGCACATGTATTGATGCATGGTGTAATTGCTTGTTCTGGTGACCCGGATGAAATTTTAGAAGACATTAGAAAAGAAGGATTTAAAGGATGTGTTGGTTGTGCAGAATGTAACTCATGA
- a CDS encoding Ni/Fe hydrogenase subunit alpha, which produces MVKLTMEPVTRIEGHAKITVHLDEAGNVEDTRLHVMEFRGFEKFLQGRPAEEIPRIVPRICGICDVQHHLAAAKAVDQIYGFDDDEILPAAYKMRELMNWGSFMHSHALHFYFLAAPDLVIPDGTRKTRNVFQIIQDMPEVALQAIKIRRNGLDIVSATGGRPIHPTSSTPGGISTELDEETQADLLTKAKENVELAQATIELAVPILEEKIDLVKTLGYFGDTRHCGIVTKDGDWDVYNGKVRIKDKDGSIYTEYNNLEYKDIIAEHVKPYSWLKFPYIKELGYPEGIYRVAPLSRINVCDKMPDAAPLAQGALEDFRDKFGYAQYPLLFHWARLIELLASAEMAVDALEGDLSGDKFPEALERTAGEGAGIVEAARGTLIHHYTTDDEGLITQANIVVATIQNNPAMEMGIQQVAKDYIKPGVEVDDKIFNLMEMVIRAHDPCLSCATHTMDSQMRLATVEVYDSEGNMIKKI; this is translated from the coding sequence ATGGTAAAACTTACTATGGAACCTGTAACTCGTATTGAAGGTCACGCAAAAATTACTGTACACCTTGACGAAGCAGGAAATGTAGAAGACACTAGATTACATGTTATGGAATTTAGAGGATTCGAAAAATTCTTACAAGGACGTCCAGCTGAGGAAATACCTCGTATTGTACCTAGAATCTGTGGTATTTGTGATGTACAACACCACTTAGCAGCTGCTAAAGCTGTTGACCAAATCTATGGATTTGATGATGACGAAATCTTACCTGCTGCTTACAAAATGAGAGAATTAATGAACTGGGGATCTTTCATGCACTCTCATGCTCTCCACTTCTACTTCTTAGCAGCACCTGATTTAGTCATTCCTGACGGAACCAGAAAAACTAGAAACGTTTTCCAAATTATCCAAGATATGCCGGAAGTTGCTTTACAAGCTATTAAAATCAGAAGAAACGGTTTAGATATTGTATCTGCAACTGGTGGTCGTCCAATTCACCCAACTTCCTCTACTCCTGGGGGTATTTCCACTGAATTAGATGAAGAAACTCAAGCTGACTTATTAACTAAAGCTAAAGAAAACGTAGAATTAGCACAAGCTACTATTGAATTAGCAGTACCTATCTTAGAAGAAAAAATTGACTTAGTCAAAACCTTAGGATACTTCGGTGACACCCGTCACTGTGGTATTGTAACCAAAGATGGTGACTGGGACGTATACAACGGTAAAGTAAGAATAAAAGACAAAGACGGTTCTATTTACACTGAATATAACAACCTTGAATACAAAGATATTATTGCTGAACATGTAAAACCTTACTCCTGGTTAAAATTCCCTTACATTAAAGAATTAGGATACCCAGAAGGTATTTACAGAGTAGCACCATTATCCCGTATTAATGTTTGTGACAAAATGCCTGATGCAGCTCCTTTAGCACAAGGTGCTTTAGAAGACTTCAGAGACAAATTCGGTTACGCACAATACCCATTATTATTCCACTGGGCAAGATTAATCGAATTATTAGCTTCTGCTGAAATGGCTGTAGATGCATTAGAAGGTGACTTATCTGGTGATAAATTCCCAGAAGCATTAGAAAGAACTGCTGGTGAAGGTGCAGGTATTGTAGAAGCTGCTCGTGGTACTTTAATCCACCACTACACAACTGATGACGAAGGTTTAATCACCCAAGCAAACATCGTTGTAGCAACTATCCAAAACAACCCTGCAATGGAAATGGGTATTCAACAAGTAGCTAAAGACTACATCAAACCTGGCGTAGAAGTAGATGACAAAATTTTCAACTTAATGGAAATGGTTATCAGAGCTCACGACCCATGTTTATCTTGTGCTACCCACACTATGGATAGCCAAATGAGATTAGCTACTGTAGAAGTATATGACAGTGAAGGAAATATGATTAAAAAAATCTAA
- a CDS encoding nucleotidyltransferase family protein: protein MDFIKEIQENDRKTFFKDFENSKKYSQLASDEEFLKKSSNSRPLIADFTEYSPLHNGHFHCMKTAKEKIPDGLFVAVVPGLFERSGRGLPYILHRKTRAEIAIAVGADIVVEGPPMGIMGSGQYSLCLTKMFHALNTDFIPRGYRPFDGYEKILDRISLGHGVAPKPYKIVDMDTKEVIYNGKLEEDNYVIVSFSKSLKKIGFDFKDKFIFVPRIEGVSGTLIRKACSENNLDSVKSMLPGETLRILEREINEDRAPLHDLRVEEYIIDSANNLPYADLLKLNFFNEKLANELVQKREEKPFQSLSEIESSLFYGFSSHFKNRVLSILETRINADMISEYINNYPSTVRVLNYKNEDVLEEFKEKVFENGNRFVKNIVAD, encoded by the coding sequence ATAGATTTTATAAAAGAGATTCAAGAGAATGATAGGAAAACATTCTTCAAGGATTTTGAAAATTCAAAAAAATATTCCCAATTAGCTTCTGATGAGGAATTTTTAAAGAAATCCTCTAATTCAAGACCATTAATTGCAGATTTTACAGAGTATTCTCCACTTCACAATGGTCATTTTCACTGTATGAAAACTGCAAAGGAAAAAATCCCTGATGGTTTATTTGTTGCTGTCGTTCCTGGATTGTTTGAAAGAAGCGGTAGAGGATTACCTTACATTTTACATAGAAAAACAAGGGCGGAAATAGCTATTGCTGTAGGTGCAGATATTGTTGTTGAAGGGCCACCTATGGGAATTATGGGATCTGGCCAATACTCTTTATGTTTAACAAAAATGTTCCATGCATTAAACACTGATTTCATACCAAGAGGCTACAGGCCTTTTGATGGTTATGAAAAGATATTGGATAGGATTTCTTTAGGTCACGGTGTAGCTCCAAAACCTTATAAAATCGTTGATATGGATACTAAAGAAGTAATCTATAATGGAAAACTGGAAGAGGATAATTACGTTATAGTTTCATTTTCAAAATCATTGAAAAAGATAGGATTTGATTTTAAGGACAAATTCATTTTTGTTCCACGTATTGAAGGCGTAAGTGGGACTTTGATTCGTAAGGCTTGTTCAGAGAATAATTTAGACTCAGTAAAATCAATGCTGCCAGGTGAAACACTTAGGATTTTAGAAAGGGAAATCAATGAGGATAGAGCACCACTGCATGATTTAAGAGTTGAAGAATACATTATTGATTCTGCAAACAATTTGCCTTATGCCGATTTGCTTAAATTAAATTTCTTTAATGAAAAGTTGGCTAATGAATTAGTTCAAAAGCGTGAGGAAAAACCATTCCAATCACTCTCCGAAATTGAAAGTTCCCTTTTCTATGGTTTTAGCAGCCATTTTAAAAATAGGGTTTTAAGCATTTTAGAAACAAGAATCAATGCAGACATGATTTCTGAATATATCAATAATTACCCTAGCACTGTACGTGTCTTAAATTATAAAAATGAGGATGTTTTAGAGGAATTTAAAGAAAAAGTATTTGAAAACGGCAATAGATTTGTAAAAAATATAGTTGCTGATTAA
- a CDS encoding dihydroorotase, producing MFDLVLKNLKLLDYSDGMSVAIEDGKIAKISKSSIEGYKEIDLNGQLVLPGLIDPHVHFRDPGLTYKEDFKTGSMAAAHGGFTFVMDMPNTVPKTNTYEVFKEKQKIAESKSIVNFGLHAGYSTLDEMEKILELNPMSFKVFMDLETDANLDKIFEDISKLGENAIKKPIVTVHAEKRDIVLESTKNLAEESEAIAYSYGRPAESEDASVSQAIELSKKYGVDLHICHLSTRNAMNLAISNNVSYEFTPHHLLYDNTAFNEFGTLIKTNPPLREKGKNVTINDLNANSMIGTDHAPHSLEEKTKGVWDSSPGIPSLETVLSLLLTEVNRSNLDLSLIPKIFSENAAKRFNLVNKGFIKEGYDADLVVIDLNKEGIFDIDTFYTKAEYSPFDGLSYKGKATMTIVNGEIVMENDLLI from the coding sequence ATGTTTGATTTAGTTTTAAAAAATCTAAAATTATTGGATTATTCTGATGGTATGTCTGTAGCTATTGAAGATGGGAAGATAGCTAAAATATCAAAATCTTCAATTGAAGGATACAAGGAAATAGACCTTAATGGACAGTTAGTTTTGCCAGGTCTTATTGACCCTCATGTTCATTTTAGAGATCCTGGATTGACTTATAAGGAAGATTTCAAAACCGGTTCTATGGCTGCGGCTCATGGCGGATTTACATTTGTTATGGATATGCCTAACACTGTTCCAAAAACCAATACATATGAAGTTTTTAAGGAAAAGCAGAAGATTGCGGAATCAAAGTCTATTGTTAATTTTGGACTTCATGCAGGATATTCCACCCTTGATGAAATGGAAAAAATTCTCGAATTGAACCCAATGTCCTTTAAGGTATTTATGGATTTGGAAACTGATGCGAATTTAGATAAAATTTTTGAAGACATTTCTAAATTGGGAGAAAATGCAATTAAAAAGCCAATAGTGACGGTTCATGCTGAAAAAAGGGATATTGTTTTGGAATCCACTAAAAACTTAGCAGAAGAGAGTGAAGCAATTGCATATAGTTATGGCAGACCTGCAGAATCTGAAGATGCATCTGTATCTCAAGCGATTGAGCTTTCTAAAAAATATGGTGTGGATTTACACATTTGCCATTTAAGCACTAGAAATGCGATGAATTTAGCCATTTCCAACAATGTCAGTTATGAATTTACTCCTCATCATTTATTGTATGACAATACAGCATTCAATGAATTTGGAACACTTATAAAAACCAATCCTCCTTTAAGGGAAAAAGGTAAAAACGTCACGATCAATGACTTAAATGCAAACTCAATGATCGGTACAGATCATGCTCCTCATAGTTTAGAAGAGAAGACCAAAGGAGTTTGGGATTCAAGTCCGGGGATTCCATCTTTGGAAACAGTATTGTCATTATTGTTGACTGAAGTCAATAGATCAAATCTAGATTTAAGTTTAATTCCTAAGATATTTTCAGAAAATGCCGCTAAAAGGTTTAATCTTGTGAATAAAGGTTTCATTAAAGAAGGATATGATGCTGATTTAGTGGTAATTGACTTGAATAAAGAAGGAATCTTCGATATAGATACTTTCTATACAAAAGCGGAGTACTCTCCATTTGATGGGCTTTCATATAAAGGTAAGGCAACTATGACAATAGTCAATGGAGAAATAGTTATGGAAAATGATCTTTTAATCTAA
- a CDS encoding 4Fe-4S binding protein, with the protein MIVFNENSCIKCGACEGVCPTAAIEVGDHIVYCDTCNEEPKCAEVCPNGALQVEDIAIDEEGNTQVRLIFNKTKCDECGDCVDACPSKTLKLDAEDSQLLKGFCVMCQKCVDICPVDVIGVPGVKEPASRVIEPEGPVYIDDCKGCGVCVAECPVNAITLSAYGEPIEVDEEKCIQCGVCSQSCPWNAIFIAENANPAKRTKNMKSFTLDAEACIGCNSCVDICPGSFITPKSDLTVDLPEACAACGLCVNVCPVDAIDLDVEYGASKFSSSEGICWEEEKCLFDGGCALKCPTEAIKVVTKRGMEVPSRQKDMGEQSFTMCVRCGACANVCPNDALILDYVDKEIDGEVVSRDRIIFNPSKCDECGECIDACPYDMLHKAYKVNLPIAGFCTLCEQCLEKCTPKSLTLK; encoded by the coding sequence ATGATAGTATTCAATGAAAATAGCTGTATTAAATGTGGAGCATGTGAAGGCGTTTGTCCTACAGCAGCTATTGAAGTAGGCGATCACATCGTTTACTGTGATACTTGTAACGAAGAACCTAAATGTGCAGAAGTCTGCCCTAACGGTGCTTTACAAGTAGAAGACATAGCTATTGATGAAGAAGGAAACACTCAAGTTAGATTAATCTTTAACAAAACCAAATGTGATGAATGTGGAGATTGTGTAGACGCATGTCCTTCCAAAACTCTTAAATTAGATGCAGAAGATTCCCAACTCCTCAAAGGATTCTGTGTAATGTGTCAAAAATGTGTTGACATTTGCCCTGTAGACGTTATCGGAGTTCCTGGAGTAAAAGAACCTGCAAGCAGAGTTATTGAACCAGAAGGACCTGTATACATTGATGATTGTAAAGGATGTGGTGTATGTGTAGCTGAATGTCCTGTTAATGCAATCACCTTATCTGCTTACGGAGAACCTATCGAAGTAGATGAAGAAAAATGTATCCAATGTGGAGTATGTTCACAATCCTGTCCATGGAATGCAATTTTCATCGCAGAAAATGCAAACCCTGCTAAACGTACTAAAAACATGAAATCATTCACTTTAGACGCTGAAGCATGTATCGGTTGTAATTCCTGTGTTGACATTTGTCCTGGAAGTTTCATCACTCCTAAATCTGACTTGACTGTAGATCTTCCAGAAGCATGTGCTGCATGTGGTCTTTGTGTAAATGTATGTCCTGTAGATGCAATTGACTTAGATGTTGAATATGGTGCATCCAAATTCAGTTCTAGCGAAGGTATCTGTTGGGAAGAAGAAAAATGTCTCTTTGACGGTGGTTGTGCTTTAAAATGTCCTACTGAAGCTATAAAAGTAGTTACAAAAAGAGGAATGGAAGTACCTTCCCGTCAGAAAGATATGGGCGAACAATCTTTCACCATGTGTGTAAGATGTGGTGCATGTGCTAACGTATGTCCTAACGACGCATTAATCTTAGACTATGTAGACAAAGAAATTGATGGTGAAGTAGTATCTAGAGATAGAATTATCTTCAACCCATCTAAATGTGACGAATGTGGAGAATGTATTGACGCATGTCCATATGATATGTTACACAAAGCATACAAAGTTAACTTACCTATTGCTGGATTTTGTACTCTCTGTGAACAATGTCTCGAAAAGTGTACTCCTAAATCCTTAACCTTAAAATAG
- a CDS encoding F420-nonreducing hydrogenase: MADKAKVGTMWLGGCSGCHLSIADFHESLLDVLELAQFEFSPVLCDTKYDEVPELDVLIVEGGIRNEENRELAEMLREKAGLVIAYGTCAAYGGIPGLGNLHTVEELTTEGYINSCSTVNPEGIIPNEDVPTLESRVRPLGEAIQVDLMIPGCPPKSDVVAEAILTLLNGGTIELPTTNLCEVCPREKPPAGLAMDFIKRQFEVGKPEDDLCLIAQGLVCMGPATVSLCGAQCPSIAIPCRGCYGPTAKVNDAGAKMISAIASDYGINEDKTVDPEQVADQLDDIVGTFYTYTLPAALVPAKMQKGGK; this comes from the coding sequence ATGGCAGATAAAGCTAAAGTAGGAACTATGTGGCTCGGAGGTTGTTCCGGTTGTCACTTATCCATTGCGGACTTTCACGAATCTTTATTAGATGTTTTAGAATTAGCACAATTCGAATTCTCACCGGTATTATGTGATACTAAATATGATGAAGTACCTGAATTAGACGTACTCATTGTAGAAGGTGGAATTAGAAACGAAGAAAACAGAGAATTAGCAGAAATGTTAAGAGAAAAAGCTGGCCTCGTTATTGCATACGGTACTTGTGCTGCTTACGGTGGTATTCCTGGTCTCGGTAACTTACACACTGTAGAAGAATTAACTACTGAAGGTTACATTAACTCTTGCAGTACTGTAAACCCAGAAGGAATCATTCCTAACGAAGATGTACCAACCTTAGAAAGCAGAGTAAGACCATTAGGTGAAGCAATTCAAGTTGACTTAATGATTCCTGGTTGCCCTCCAAAATCTGACGTAGTAGCTGAAGCTATTCTTACCTTATTAAACGGAGGAACTATCGAATTACCAACCACTAACCTTTGTGAAGTATGTCCTAGAGAAAAACCACCTGCTGGACTCGCTATGGACTTCATTAAAAGACAATTTGAAGTTGGTAAACCAGAAGATGATTTATGTTTAATTGCTCAAGGTTTAGTATGTATGGGACCTGCAACCGTATCCTTATGTGGTGCACAATGCCCAAGTATTGCTATCCCATGTAGAGGTTGTTACGGACCTACCGCTAAAGTAAACGATGCAGGTGCAAAAATGATTTCTGCGATTGCATCTGACTACGGTATTAACGAAGATAAAACCGTAGACCCTGAACAAGTAGCTGACCAATTAGATGATATTGTAGGTACTTTCTACACTTACACTTTACCAGCTGCTTTAGTCCCTGCTAAAATGCAAAAAGGAGGAAAATAA
- a CDS encoding hydrogenase iron-sulfur subunit translates to MSEDVKIVMFCCNWCSYGGADTAGTARMQYPPNIRVIRVMCSGRIDPQFILKAFRDGADGVFVAGCHMGDCHYDAGNYKLDRRMRLVYKLVEDMGIGRERVHHDWISASEGEKFASSVKMMVNRIKDLGPSPLKAQLDAEG, encoded by the coding sequence ATGTCTGAAGATGTAAAAATTGTAATGTTTTGTTGTAACTGGTGTTCCTATGGTGGAGCAGATACTGCAGGTACTGCAAGAATGCAATACCCACCTAACATTCGTGTTATTAGAGTAATGTGTTCTGGAAGAATTGACCCTCAGTTTATTTTAAAAGCATTTAGAGACGGTGCTGATGGTGTATTCGTAGCAGGATGCCACATGGGTGACTGCCACTACGATGCAGGTAACTATAAACTTGACAGAAGAATGAGATTAGTTTATAAATTAGTCGAAGATATGGGAATCGGAAGAGAAAGAGTCCACCACGACTGGATTTCTGCTTCTGAAGGAGAAAAATTCGCTAGTTCTGTAAAAATGATGGTAAACAGAATTAAAGATTTAGGACCTTCCCCATTAAAAGCACAATTAGATGCTGAAGGATAA